CTCATAAAAAATGCGATTAATTTGCTCTGTAACAGTTAAAAGCATCCCTGAATCTTATGGGGTTCATtgcattgtgtgtgtgtgtgtgtatattttttaatttgtcgGTTTTTAAATCAGGCTCCTCCCTGTTAATTTGTAGCTTTGTTCTTTTCGATGTTCAGGTTCGTGCATGTTAATTGAAtcctattttttttaattctctttttttctttgggAAAACTTGCCCCTTCTATCCATTTATAAGAGTATACATGTGTTTTTGATGAATTTGTTTGCAATAAGCTTTTTACCTTCTCATTTTTACATATATCTTGTAAATTTGTAGCTTAGGAAATGCAATTTGCATGGTAAACTTACAAAATCATCTGTGAATATCATGGTGTGTTCATCATAATATCATTTATTCGTGGTTAttatcttcctttttttttttccccttcccCTGCTTTGTGTCTGCCAAAAAAATTACCAAACAAGAGGCAGAACACAGGACGGATGTTAACGTAAATAGGGCTTTTTTGTCTTCAAAATAAGAAATGAGTTTCAGTCTCTGATTGCTTGGTTCCCAGGTTCACAGCCAAGCATTAAAAATTTCAAGTGTACCAAAAATATATCTTGCATGTTCATTGGAATTTAAATTCCTGTGCTAGATTGAGTTGATGGTATGCTCCATCATagcccgagagagagagagagagaattcaaattacccaaaagaaaaaaataaaaactttatcATATGTTTTTTGTGAACTTCGGGGGTCAATCACGGCTCCATCTTCTATACTAAGCTTGCCCACAGCAATGTCAATTCAGATGGCAGGCTCATGAAGGACGGAAGGATAGCAGTTGAGGTCTGGAACCTTAGGGTCTTCAGCGCCTTCAACTTTCAAATGCTTTCCAGTATAGGATATTTCTacatcttagaaaaaaaaaatttggcataTCTTGGGACTGCTGTTTTTCTTTGTTGTTTTAGCTATATAGGCAAGGTGATATTGGAGATTGCAACAAGTCATAATCTGAAAATGGGCCTACATTCATTTTTGCAGGAAGACATTTCAAGCCCGATTAGCGCTCAGATTTTCGATTTCTGCGACCCTGAATTATTCCCTGAAACCCTTCAAAACTCTGAGGTCACTTCATGCTCGAACTGCTGCTATGAAGAGTCCTATGCTACAAGTTTGTCCATGCCTCAAAATATAGACAAGCTGAATAGCAACCAAGATACCAATGGGAATTCAAACACAACCAAtgccaccaccaccactgccaatAGCAATCTCTCTATAATCTTTGATTCCCAAGAAGAAATCGACAACGACATTTCTGCTTCGATAGACTTTACTCCATCTCCTCCATTTTCTGTTCCACCTTATCTAGCTACCCAACAGGAGCAATTTGATTTGTCCTCCGTGCAATCCCAAATACCATTAACAGATGTCGCTGTTGATGGCATCCAGCAGTATCCTGCCGACCATGTCGTTCCTCTTGTCGGCCCTCCGTTGCCACCCGTTTTTGAAGAGGATTGCTTATCTTCAATACCTTCTTACTTGCGTTTAAACCCGTCATCTCCCTCTTGTTCCTTTCTTGATCCCACCATGGGATCATTCTTGCCAGGGAACCTGAACTCCACATTGTCTGCTGACACTTCTTCAATTTTCTCTGGGAGTATTCTTATGGCATCGGAACTGCAGCCCCAAGAACTAGAATACCAGGGAGACAATGGCGGAATTTACTGTCCGGATTCTATCCAGCGGGTTTTTAATCCTGGAGAACTACAGGTATAGCAATGATCAATTAACATCTTTTTTCTGTCATTTTTTTTGGAGTTCTTATAAGTCCAAGTCCTAGAAGCTGAAACATAAATTGGAAGAAGAGGTAACaacgaaaaaaagaaaaaaagcaagTTAATGTGGCATTCTAAGTAACCTTTGAAAAGAAATTATTGAAAAATCGGTctggaaaattttaatttactaatCTTCTAGCTGACTTGGGTTAATTTGTTGTTGAGCTGTGGTATGGCAAATTGAACTATAAGGCTTGCAGAATTTGCAAAACATGGAATCTAAGTCAGAAGGCGGTTCCAAAAAAAAAAGCTGAAAAGGCTCTAGCTACCGCTGCCACTGTAATGCTACTAAAGGTTGTCAACCTAGGACTGAAAAAGGAACCGAGCATTGCAGTGGAGCTCTGGCCCAATACCAATCTTTCACAGCTATGGATCTCACAGAGAGTGGGAATATATTGGGGCCTAAGGTCCATTATCGCTTATGGTTCCCCATGCCAATAAATCAATCTTCTGGCTTATGCACTGAAGAATCAAAGAAAGATTTCTAATGCATTGTACCATGAAGGGAACTAGTCTTACCCCTCTCTTGCAAGTTGTTTTccttcttttttgattttttttttgggtatactTCTAAAAG
This genomic stretch from Malania oleifera isolate guangnan ecotype guangnan chromosome 3, ASM2987363v1, whole genome shotgun sequence harbors:
- the LOC131151569 gene encoding uncharacterized protein LOC131151569, whose protein sequence is MLQDMIHPPDHFPIEDISSPISAQIFDFCDPELFPETLQNSEVTSCSNCCYEESYATSLSMPQNIDKLNSNQDTNGNSNTTNATTTTANSNLSIIFDSQEEIDNDISASIDFTPSPPFSVPPYLATQQEQFDLSSVQSQIPLTDVAVDGIQQYPADHVVPLVGPPLPPVFEEDCLSSIPSYLRLNPSSPSCSFLDPTMGSFLPGNLNSTLSADTSSIFSGSILMASELQPQELEYQGDNGGIYCPDSIQRVFNPGELQALSNESQQLVSGGGSSTTLASDITSLEDSTYKVGKLSVEQRKEKIHRYMKKRNERNFSKKIKYACRKTLADSRPRVRGRFAKNDDFAETPRATSNSNHEEEDEEEVVVKEEDMVDSSDIFAHISGVNSFKCSYPIQSWI